A stretch of Episyrphus balteatus chromosome 2, idEpiBalt1.1, whole genome shotgun sequence DNA encodes these proteins:
- the LOC129910403 gene encoding cell division cycle and apoptosis regulator protein 1-like isoform X1, with amino-acid sequence MSFSGQSNPPWQRNSMNNSMQGMGFNQNSQMFMNQQSSQQNQNMQYNQMNSGNINQMSNNQVFQQQQGVAYPSRTGLNPVAFQNSNSGSSQNQQNMNMHGQNRQNYNSMGTVTKISNDCGLINDEVLFYKIICKGVIPKVGDRVLFESSYSTTSQFKWNATRVQLVSQTGSQNNQAPPPPLMGQNVKSSSGYNAVPPPVEYRALAASQRRGSPSRRGSPGNDRHSNRDRKESNRGRDRSERSDFENDRKRRRDESPRPRDRDRRSDQDKRDVSLDKKDRDRSPVRRLSPKRRKNRPIPRYVVQIPKTLLTFKSGGVQEIKRRYSNLYIPSDFFHTKVKWSETFTPDNPFSMRRPCSFHISHKIVEPLNEVKALIEPEDADYLFSAKVMLMGCPPLSELYQRCFNQDEHDDTHNCVHPSRLINFLVGTRARNEPMAIGGPWSPSLDGENPDKDPAVLIKTAIRSCKALTGIDLSNCTQWYRFVELYYHRGDYTSKGKTIPSRVETVVIYLPDIHSCMPTRSEWTSLAADYKTAATNHLNRLKNAAQQSTSTGAASSEEVKSTKEADEAANVPDSATSLANLGGDAANNQTDENGTEKEDNKKEPTHYSKLDLKTMKIQELRDELEARNLSSKGLKPQLLARLTKVVATEKEQETEKEKEKEQEKEQGKEKEKEKSDSDKEDDDSKKANDGADDAEMKDDDADAGIEVDMSDIVILDEYDSSKNQDGENQEKEQNKELDEKERKQLERRYVLPDDPHVIVHPSKTAKDGKFDCTVMSLSVLLDYRPDDTKERFFEVSLFAELFNEMLMRDFGFNIFKELYFHKDPVSEKEEAKKDESKSNDDDEKSKDSNSQDQASEKKSTSESEKRDKNARDRRVSKKPADEDTEDENFSVHSSDRKKKSDKKMCIVKPHLMLSFIYFDTTHCGYIFEKDLEELFSILGLSLSRAEIRKALSKTVSRHALYYRKLTDAEEKPENTVKDIDADEEYPIEELKRIASGNNCLLPVFKSSRDDIDEESTKGEVHTENDGMVTHNGVLVHVGKLFEQNKRYEKSYSELEQMYNDIQKQHVELQASYSKVNNKTKDLQSEVKSLLRKLSDADQDLFTLNRKYSDQHSALMYCYDKLAPFVPRSDKNHKTSDGSRDRDSTKEKKEEKEKEKKEEKEKKDEKEKKDEKEKKDEKEKKEDKEKDKKEVKEKPEEKVDKEKQPSEKIEVEKVQKIEID; translated from the exons atgtCTTTCAGTGGTCAATCTAATCCACCATGGCAACGAAACTCGATGAATAACTCAATGCAAG gcATGGGGTTTAATCAAAACTCCCAAATGTTTATGAATCAACAATCGAGCCAGCAAAACCAAAACATGCAATATAATCAAATGAATAGTGGTAATATTAACCAAATGTCGAATAATCAAGTGTTTCAGCAACAACAAGGAGTTGCATACCCATCTCGTACGGGTCTGAATCCGGTTGCATTTCAGAATTCCAATTCTGGTTCGAGTCAAAATCAGCAAAACATGAATATGCATGGCCAGAATCGTCAAAACTACAATTCAATGGGTACTGTCACCAAGATAAGCAATGATTGCGGTTTGATAAACGATGAAGTGCTATTCTACAAAATTATATGCAAGGGTGTTATTCCCAAAGTTGGAGATCGTGTTTTGTTTGAATCGAGTTATAGTACAACCTCTCAATTCAAGTGGAATGCTACGAGAGTTCAATTGGTTTCGCAAACTGGTTCGCAGAACAATCAAGCACCTCCACCACCCTTGATGGGACAAAATGTTAAATCATCGTCTGGGTATAATGCTGTTCCGCCGCCAGTTGAATATAGAGCACTGGCTGCTAGTCAGAGAAGGGGATCTCCGTCAAGGCGTGGTTCTCCTGGCAACGATCGTCACTCTAATCGTGACCGAAAGGAGTCAAATAGGGGAAGGGATCGAAGTGAACGCAGCGAT TTTGAAAATGATCGCAAACGTCGCAGAGATGAAAGTCCAAGGCCTCGAGATCGTGATAGACGCAGTGACCAGGATAAACGTGATGTTAGTCTTGATAAAAAAGACCGTGATCGCAGCCCAGTAAGACGATTGTCTCCAAAAAGGCGAAAAAATAGACCAATCCCACGTTATGTTGTTCAAATTCCAAAAACATTATTAAcatt caaaagtggtggcgtacaagaaattaaaagaCGTTATTCCAATTTATATATTCCGTCAGATTTCTTTCACACTAAAGTCAAGTGGTCGGAAACATTTACACCGGACAATCCGTTTTCCATGCGACGTCCATGCTCGTTTCATATATCTCACAAGATTGTAGAACCTTTGAATGAAGTTAAAGCTCTTATTGAGCCCGAAGATGCTGACTATTTGTTTTCGGCAAAAGTAATGCTTATGGGTTGTCCGCCATTATCTGAATTATATCAGAGATGTTTCAACCAAGATGAACATGACGATACACATAATTGTGTTCATCCATCTCGGCTGATAAACTTTTTGGTCGGAACAAGGGCACGTAATGAGCCAATGGCAATTGGTGGTCCATGGAGTCCATCTTTAGATGGTGAAAATCCAGATAAAGATCCTGCAGTTTTGATAAAGACCGCTATAAGAAGTTGCAAGGCTTTGACAGGAATTGATTTGTCCAACTGCACACAATG GTACCGCTTTGTGGAGCTCTACTACCATCGTGGCGATTACACAAGCAAAGGAAAAACAATACCTTCGCGGGTGGAAACTGTTGTTATCTATCTCCCAGATATACATTCTTGTATGCCGACCCGGTCTGAATGGACATCCCTTGCTGCTGACTATAAAACTGCTGCAACAAATCATCTTAATCGTCTTAAAAATGCTGCTCAACAGTCAACTTCTACTGGCGCCGCCTCATCAGAGGAAGTAAAATCAACAAAAGAAGCTGATGAAGCAGCTAATGTTCCTGATTCTGCAACATCGTTGGCAAATTTAGGTGGAGACGCTGCAAACAATCAAACCGATGAAAATGGAACAGAGAAG GAAGATAATAAGAAAGAACCAACACATTATTCAAAATTAGAtctaaaaactatgaaaatacAGGAATTACGTGATGAGTTAGAAGCCCGTAATTTATCCTCTAAAG gtCTTAAGCCACAGTTGTTGGCTCGTTTGACAAAGGTAGTGGCAACTGAAAAAGAACAAGAAACAGAAAAGGAAAAGGAAAAAGAACAAGAAAAAGAAcaaggaaaagaaaaagaaaaggagAAAAGTGATAGCGATAAAGAGGATGATGACTCTAAAAAAGCTAATGATGGAGCTGATGATGCTGAAATGAAAGATGATGATGCTGATGCCGGAATAGAAGTTGATATGAGTGATATCGTTATATTGGACGAATATGATTCTAGCAAAAATCAAGATGGTGAAAATCAAGAAAAG gaaCAGAATAAGGAGTTAGATGAAAAAGAGCGCAAACAATTAGAACGTCGTTACGTTCTTCCAGACGACCCGCATGTTATAGTACATCCTTCTAAAACTGCTAAGGACGGAAAGTTTGACTGTACCGTAATGTCCTTGTCTGTCCTATTGGATTACCGTCCCGATGACACTAAAGAAAGATTTTTCGAG GTTTCTCTGTTTGCTGAACTTTTTAATGAAATGTTGATGAGAGATTTCGGATTCAATATATTCAAAGAGTTGTATTTCCACAAAGACCCAGTCTCCGAAAAAGAAGAAGCTAAGAAAGATGAAAGCAAATCAAACGATGACGATGAAAAGTCTAAAGACAGCAACAGCCAAGACCAagcttctgaaaaaaaatctacaagtGAAAGCGAGAAAAGAGATAAAAATGCTCGTGACCGTCGTGTTTCGAAAAAACCTGCAGACGAAGATACTGAAGACGAGAATTTCTCGGTACACTCTAGTGACCGAAAGAAGAAATCcgataaaaaaatgtgtattgttAAGCCACATCTTATGCTTTCGTTTATCTACTTCGATACTACCCATTGcggatatatttttgaaaaagatttggAGGAGCTATTTTCTATTCTTGGTCTGAGTCTATCACGCGCAGAAATTCGAAAAGCCCTCTCAAAGACGGTTTCTCGACATGCATTGTATTATag GAAACTGACCGATGCGGAGGAAAAACCCGAAAATACTGTAAAAGATATCGACGCAGATGAAGAGTATCCAATAGAAGAACTGAAGCGAATTGCATCTGGTAATAACTGCTTGTTACCCGTTTTTAAAAGCTCTCGCGATGATATTGATGAGGAAAGCACTAAAGGTGAAGTTCATACTGAAAATGATG GCATGGTCACTCACAATGGAGTGTTGGTGCATGTTGGCAAattatttgaacaaaataaacgTTACGAAAAATCATATTCGGAGTTGGAGCAAATGTATAATGATATACAGAAACAACATGTAGAACTCCAAGCAAGCTATTCCAAGGTCAACAATAAAACTAAAGATCTTCAGAGTGAAGTCAAAAGTCTTTTAAGAAAACTAAGTGATGCCGATCAAGATTTGTTTACATTAAAT agaaAATATAGTGATCAGCACTCGGCATTGATGTACTGTTATGACAAGTTAGCTCCATTCGTACCAAGATCTGATAAGAATCACAAAACGAGTGATGG gtCACGTGATCGAGATAGTACTAAAGAAAAGAAGGAAGAAAAAGAGAaggagaaaaaagaagaaaaggaGAAGAAGGATGAAAAGGAGAAGAAAgatgaaaaagagaaaaaagatgaaaaggaGAAGAAAGAAGATAAGGAAAAGGATAAGAAAGAAGTAAAAGAAAAGCCAGAAGAAAAGGTGGACAAAGAAAAGCAACCGAGTgaaaaaattgaagttgaaaaggttcaaaaaatagaaattgattgA
- the LOC129910409 gene encoding coiled-coil domain-containing protein 137, with product MVRKRKIPARKHHGVRDPIKQKSIQLAKLKNVTNNPPLKGGEEKVSKKFAEFVRLANAAQSGKKIKRIHAGIEDKPKEANQGNSKSKKTNNVSNTGSKIKPIRQLANESDEDYLRRVNRMTSQSLKEAEYEAKYGVTVVRDAKTGAIAIKKKPPNEIDELIKRKRSRKPMEKASVKKMDPKEARELIKQAIKEDKEESKKEIIEEYKRDNIKFGEVVHAPPTLTALPRKALRSETVPRPGKKDNLLLKSMLKGTNKEAVSKVKTIAPQTLKAPRKFKGKLKGKLKDLPAGTRAMIEKEQNKVIDMYRQLKKNKPSL from the exons atggttcgaaaaagaaaaattccagCCAGAAAACATCATGGTGTTCGTGATCCcattaaacaaaaatctattcaatTAGCAAA ATTGAAAAATGTAACAAATAACCCGCCACTTAAAGGAGGCGAAGAAAAGGTTTCCAAGAAATTTGCAGAATTTGTAAGGCTAGCCAATGCCGCTCAAAGTGGTAAGAAAATTAAAAGGATACACGCCGGTATCGAAGATAAACCAAAAGAAGCAAACCAAGGCAATAGTaagtcaaagaaaacaaataatgtAAGTAATACAGGGAGTAAAATAAAACCTATTCGGCAATTGGCAAATGAAAGTGATGAAGACTATCTTCGTCGAGTAAACAGAATGACAAGCCAGTCACTTAAAGAGGCTGAATATGAAGCAAAGTATGGAGTAACGGTTGTGAGAGATGCAAAAACTGGTGCAATCGCGATAAAGAAAAAGCCTCCAAATGAGATTGATGAATTGATTAAGAGGAAAAGATCAAGAAAACCAATGGAAAAAgctagtgtaaaaaaaatggatccAAAAGAAGCCAGAGAACTTATAAAACAAGCTATAAAAGAGGACAAGGAAGAG tccaaaaaagaaataattgaagAGTACAAAAGAGATAACATCAAATTTGGTGAGGTGGTACACGCACCACCAACATTAACAGCCCTTCCCCGCAAAGCACTTCGAAGTGAAACCGTTCCAAGG CCTGGTAAAAAAGATAACCTTCTTCTAAAGTCAATGCTTAAAGGCACAAACAAGGAAGCTGTATCGAAGGTCAAAACAATTGCTCCACAAACGCTTAAAGCTCCACGAAAGTTCAAGGGCAAGTTGAAGGGAAAACTTAAAGACTTGCCTGCTGGCACGAGAGCAATGATCGAAAAGGAACAAAATAAGGTTATCGACATGTATAGACAGCTTAAAAAGAATAAACCTTCCCTATAG
- the LOC129910403 gene encoding cell division cycle and apoptosis regulator protein 1-like isoform X2 yields the protein MSFSGQSNPPWQRNSMNNSMQVFQQQQGVAYPSRTGLNPVAFQNSNSGSSQNQQNMNMHGQNRQNYNSMGTVTKISNDCGLINDEVLFYKIICKGVIPKVGDRVLFESSYSTTSQFKWNATRVQLVSQTGSQNNQAPPPPLMGQNVKSSSGYNAVPPPVEYRALAASQRRGSPSRRGSPGNDRHSNRDRKESNRGRDRSERSDFENDRKRRRDESPRPRDRDRRSDQDKRDVSLDKKDRDRSPVRRLSPKRRKNRPIPRYVVQIPKTLLTFKSGGVQEIKRRYSNLYIPSDFFHTKVKWSETFTPDNPFSMRRPCSFHISHKIVEPLNEVKALIEPEDADYLFSAKVMLMGCPPLSELYQRCFNQDEHDDTHNCVHPSRLINFLVGTRARNEPMAIGGPWSPSLDGENPDKDPAVLIKTAIRSCKALTGIDLSNCTQWYRFVELYYHRGDYTSKGKTIPSRVETVVIYLPDIHSCMPTRSEWTSLAADYKTAATNHLNRLKNAAQQSTSTGAASSEEVKSTKEADEAANVPDSATSLANLGGDAANNQTDENGTEKEDNKKEPTHYSKLDLKTMKIQELRDELEARNLSSKGLKPQLLARLTKVVATEKEQETEKEKEKEQEKEQGKEKEKEKSDSDKEDDDSKKANDGADDAEMKDDDADAGIEVDMSDIVILDEYDSSKNQDGENQEKEQNKELDEKERKQLERRYVLPDDPHVIVHPSKTAKDGKFDCTVMSLSVLLDYRPDDTKERFFEVSLFAELFNEMLMRDFGFNIFKELYFHKDPVSEKEEAKKDESKSNDDDEKSKDSNSQDQASEKKSTSESEKRDKNARDRRVSKKPADEDTEDENFSVHSSDRKKKSDKKMCIVKPHLMLSFIYFDTTHCGYIFEKDLEELFSILGLSLSRAEIRKALSKTVSRHALYYRKLTDAEEKPENTVKDIDADEEYPIEELKRIASGNNCLLPVFKSSRDDIDEESTKGEVHTENDGMVTHNGVLVHVGKLFEQNKRYEKSYSELEQMYNDIQKQHVELQASYSKVNNKTKDLQSEVKSLLRKLSDADQDLFTLNRKYSDQHSALMYCYDKLAPFVPRSDKNHKTSDGSRDRDSTKEKKEEKEKEKKEEKEKKDEKEKKDEKEKKDEKEKKEDKEKDKKEVKEKPEEKVDKEKQPSEKIEVEKVQKIEID from the exons atgtCTTTCAGTGGTCAATCTAATCCACCATGGCAACGAAACTCGATGAATAACTCAATGCAAG TGTTTCAGCAACAACAAGGAGTTGCATACCCATCTCGTACGGGTCTGAATCCGGTTGCATTTCAGAATTCCAATTCTGGTTCGAGTCAAAATCAGCAAAACATGAATATGCATGGCCAGAATCGTCAAAACTACAATTCAATGGGTACTGTCACCAAGATAAGCAATGATTGCGGTTTGATAAACGATGAAGTGCTATTCTACAAAATTATATGCAAGGGTGTTATTCCCAAAGTTGGAGATCGTGTTTTGTTTGAATCGAGTTATAGTACAACCTCTCAATTCAAGTGGAATGCTACGAGAGTTCAATTGGTTTCGCAAACTGGTTCGCAGAACAATCAAGCACCTCCACCACCCTTGATGGGACAAAATGTTAAATCATCGTCTGGGTATAATGCTGTTCCGCCGCCAGTTGAATATAGAGCACTGGCTGCTAGTCAGAGAAGGGGATCTCCGTCAAGGCGTGGTTCTCCTGGCAACGATCGTCACTCTAATCGTGACCGAAAGGAGTCAAATAGGGGAAGGGATCGAAGTGAACGCAGCGAT TTTGAAAATGATCGCAAACGTCGCAGAGATGAAAGTCCAAGGCCTCGAGATCGTGATAGACGCAGTGACCAGGATAAACGTGATGTTAGTCTTGATAAAAAAGACCGTGATCGCAGCCCAGTAAGACGATTGTCTCCAAAAAGGCGAAAAAATAGACCAATCCCACGTTATGTTGTTCAAATTCCAAAAACATTATTAAcatt caaaagtggtggcgtacaagaaattaaaagaCGTTATTCCAATTTATATATTCCGTCAGATTTCTTTCACACTAAAGTCAAGTGGTCGGAAACATTTACACCGGACAATCCGTTTTCCATGCGACGTCCATGCTCGTTTCATATATCTCACAAGATTGTAGAACCTTTGAATGAAGTTAAAGCTCTTATTGAGCCCGAAGATGCTGACTATTTGTTTTCGGCAAAAGTAATGCTTATGGGTTGTCCGCCATTATCTGAATTATATCAGAGATGTTTCAACCAAGATGAACATGACGATACACATAATTGTGTTCATCCATCTCGGCTGATAAACTTTTTGGTCGGAACAAGGGCACGTAATGAGCCAATGGCAATTGGTGGTCCATGGAGTCCATCTTTAGATGGTGAAAATCCAGATAAAGATCCTGCAGTTTTGATAAAGACCGCTATAAGAAGTTGCAAGGCTTTGACAGGAATTGATTTGTCCAACTGCACACAATG GTACCGCTTTGTGGAGCTCTACTACCATCGTGGCGATTACACAAGCAAAGGAAAAACAATACCTTCGCGGGTGGAAACTGTTGTTATCTATCTCCCAGATATACATTCTTGTATGCCGACCCGGTCTGAATGGACATCCCTTGCTGCTGACTATAAAACTGCTGCAACAAATCATCTTAATCGTCTTAAAAATGCTGCTCAACAGTCAACTTCTACTGGCGCCGCCTCATCAGAGGAAGTAAAATCAACAAAAGAAGCTGATGAAGCAGCTAATGTTCCTGATTCTGCAACATCGTTGGCAAATTTAGGTGGAGACGCTGCAAACAATCAAACCGATGAAAATGGAACAGAGAAG GAAGATAATAAGAAAGAACCAACACATTATTCAAAATTAGAtctaaaaactatgaaaatacAGGAATTACGTGATGAGTTAGAAGCCCGTAATTTATCCTCTAAAG gtCTTAAGCCACAGTTGTTGGCTCGTTTGACAAAGGTAGTGGCAACTGAAAAAGAACAAGAAACAGAAAAGGAAAAGGAAAAAGAACAAGAAAAAGAAcaaggaaaagaaaaagaaaaggagAAAAGTGATAGCGATAAAGAGGATGATGACTCTAAAAAAGCTAATGATGGAGCTGATGATGCTGAAATGAAAGATGATGATGCTGATGCCGGAATAGAAGTTGATATGAGTGATATCGTTATATTGGACGAATATGATTCTAGCAAAAATCAAGATGGTGAAAATCAAGAAAAG gaaCAGAATAAGGAGTTAGATGAAAAAGAGCGCAAACAATTAGAACGTCGTTACGTTCTTCCAGACGACCCGCATGTTATAGTACATCCTTCTAAAACTGCTAAGGACGGAAAGTTTGACTGTACCGTAATGTCCTTGTCTGTCCTATTGGATTACCGTCCCGATGACACTAAAGAAAGATTTTTCGAG GTTTCTCTGTTTGCTGAACTTTTTAATGAAATGTTGATGAGAGATTTCGGATTCAATATATTCAAAGAGTTGTATTTCCACAAAGACCCAGTCTCCGAAAAAGAAGAAGCTAAGAAAGATGAAAGCAAATCAAACGATGACGATGAAAAGTCTAAAGACAGCAACAGCCAAGACCAagcttctgaaaaaaaatctacaagtGAAAGCGAGAAAAGAGATAAAAATGCTCGTGACCGTCGTGTTTCGAAAAAACCTGCAGACGAAGATACTGAAGACGAGAATTTCTCGGTACACTCTAGTGACCGAAAGAAGAAATCcgataaaaaaatgtgtattgttAAGCCACATCTTATGCTTTCGTTTATCTACTTCGATACTACCCATTGcggatatatttttgaaaaagatttggAGGAGCTATTTTCTATTCTTGGTCTGAGTCTATCACGCGCAGAAATTCGAAAAGCCCTCTCAAAGACGGTTTCTCGACATGCATTGTATTATag GAAACTGACCGATGCGGAGGAAAAACCCGAAAATACTGTAAAAGATATCGACGCAGATGAAGAGTATCCAATAGAAGAACTGAAGCGAATTGCATCTGGTAATAACTGCTTGTTACCCGTTTTTAAAAGCTCTCGCGATGATATTGATGAGGAAAGCACTAAAGGTGAAGTTCATACTGAAAATGATG GCATGGTCACTCACAATGGAGTGTTGGTGCATGTTGGCAAattatttgaacaaaataaacgTTACGAAAAATCATATTCGGAGTTGGAGCAAATGTATAATGATATACAGAAACAACATGTAGAACTCCAAGCAAGCTATTCCAAGGTCAACAATAAAACTAAAGATCTTCAGAGTGAAGTCAAAAGTCTTTTAAGAAAACTAAGTGATGCCGATCAAGATTTGTTTACATTAAAT agaaAATATAGTGATCAGCACTCGGCATTGATGTACTGTTATGACAAGTTAGCTCCATTCGTACCAAGATCTGATAAGAATCACAAAACGAGTGATGG gtCACGTGATCGAGATAGTACTAAAGAAAAGAAGGAAGAAAAAGAGAaggagaaaaaagaagaaaaggaGAAGAAGGATGAAAAGGAGAAGAAAgatgaaaaagagaaaaaagatgaaaaggaGAAGAAAGAAGATAAGGAAAAGGATAAGAAAGAAGTAAAAGAAAAGCCAGAAGAAAAGGTGGACAAAGAAAAGCAACCGAGTgaaaaaattgaagttgaaaaggttcaaaaaatagaaattgattgA
- the LOC129910408 gene encoding uncharacterized protein LOC129910408: MENIDINFTNLSRHQVITKYIENLRLMKSIAEQHCNIRAFQFDNYVLFQYFEQNRSPSTINVNHNSPNNDVAFIKAEILKQIIDRKRKILFWIFYVAIACIFISYKNEASTIVLRNIQTFIYPGMKVWRKMTLPVIKKFPGLTELYDESCLMMNPFFQVDDLNCDPCANVKNVLDLTNMDKTTEFVPFVFKIQQKYIEPKDIYELYNNNRDIFQRDAFRVQSTSREITNLDELFNDFNHTHHTESHNIWRCNRMQPARLIRQLFARPQRLPKTGIALERYVMMDTSNAASYTLPDTECSNMYVQQASGTRFIILRPTPECRHKCRTLSIRLPQSFVLSYNWWYWKPISAPVPLTESVSISLIGSYC, translated from the exons ATGGAAAATATTGATATAAATTTTACTAATCTATCAAGACACCAAGTGATAACAAAATACATTGAAAATTTGCGTTTGATGAAATCAATTGCAGAACAACATTGCAATATACGTGCATTCCAATTCGACAATTACGTATTATTTCAGTATTTCGAACAAAATCGATCACCTAGCACTATCAATGTTAATCATAATAGCCCCAATAATGATGTTGCATTTATCAAAGctgaaatattaaaacaaattatcgaCCGAAAGCGAAAAATTTTATTCTGGATATTCTATGTAGCGATTGCGTGCATTTTTATATCTTATAAGAATGAAGCATCGACCATTGTTTTACGCAACATACAAACATTCATTTATCCTGGAATGAAAGTTTGGAGGAAAATGACACTGCCAGTGATTAAGAAATTCCCCGGATTAACCGAACTCTACGACGAATCGTGCTTAATGATGAATCCGTTCTTTCAAGTTGATGACCTAAATTGCGATCCATGTGCAAATGTGAAGAATGTTTTGGATTTGACAAACATGGACAAGACAACTGAGTTTGTGCCTTTTGTGTTTAAG atacaacaaaaatacaTAGAACCTAAAGATATTTATGAGCTTTACAATAACAATCGAGACATATTTCAACGTGACGCCTTTCGTGTACAATCTACAAGTCGTGAAATCACCAATCTTGATGAGTTATTTAACGATTTTAACCATACCCACCATACAGAAAGTCATAACATCTGGCGATGTAATCGAATGCAACCTGCCCGACTAATTCGTCAATTGTTTGCAAGACCACAACGTCTTCCAAAAACCGGCATAGCATTGGAACGTTATGTTATGATGGATACATCAAATGCTGCATCATATACCCTGCCAGATACCGAATGCTCAAATATGTATGTCCAACAAGCGTCAGGAACGCGTTTTATTATTCTACGACCAACACCAGAATGCCGACATAAATGCCGTACATTATCGATTCGCTTGCCACAATCTTTTGTCT TGAGCTATAATTGGTGGTATTGGAAACCTATATCTGCACCAGTTCCTTTGACTGAATCAGTTTCGATAAGTTTAATAGGATCGTACTGTTAA
- the LOC129910417 gene encoding mitochondrial import inner membrane translocase subunit Tim8: MSDFESINATAGNQELKEMIMAENQKAQATAHVHEFNEICWDKCVSKPGSKLDSSTETCLTNCVERFIDTSIFVAKRFADRLQKTANGL; the protein is encoded by the exons ATGTCCGATTTTGAATCAATAAATGCTACTGCCGGCAATCAAGAGCTCAAAGAAATGATTATGGCTGAAAATCAAAAGGCACAAGCCACAGcacat GTGCACGAATTCAATGAAATCTGTTGGGACAAATGTGTATCGAAACCAGGATCAAAACTAGACAGCAGTACAGAAACATGTCTCACAAATTGCGTTGAGCGCTTCATTGACACATCGATTTTTGTTGCAAAACGTTTTGCCGACAGATTACAAAAAACTGCCAACGGATTGTGA
- the LOC129910416 gene encoding uncharacterized protein LOC129910416: MTQPADERNIEIKARVGSDSEFETKVNIAKKLTASEGELLIQKDIFFNSETGRLKLRHTENAKAQLVYYDRPDIAGPKLSKFNKITIDEPEILEKILTASNGARGILKKHRYLFMYKNTRIHMDKVEDLGNFMEFEVCLKPEQTIEEGQAFAEELMKLFGIKEDDLMTGAYFDVKK; this comes from the coding sequence atgaCCCAACCAGCGGATGAAAGAAACATCGAAATCAAAGCTCGTGTAGGCTCTGATTCTGAATTTGAAACCAAAGTGAATATCGCTAAGAAACTAACAGCATCCGAAGGAGAACTACTTATTCAGAAGGATATCTTTTTTAATTCAGAAACTGGTCGTTTAAAGTTGCGCCATACAGAAAATGCAAAAGCGCAACTAGTGTATTATGATAGACCGGACATAGCAGGTCCAAAACTTTCCAAATTCAACAAAATCACGATCGATGAACcagaaatattggaaaaaatccTAACTGCAAGCAATGGAGCACgaggtattttaaaaaaacatcgttatttatttatgtacaaAAACACAAGGATTCACATGGACAAAGTAGAGGATTTGGGAAATTTTATGGAGTTTGAGGTTTGTCTTAAACCCGAACAAACTATAGAAGAAGGTCAAGCTTTTGCTGAAGAATTAATGAAATTATTCGGAATCAAAGAAGACGACTTGATGACTGGTGCTtattttgatgttaaaaaatGA